The DNA segment AGATCACTGCAGTACCACTCAAGTACAAGTCTGCTTAGCCTGGGTGATGTACTACAGCAAGAGTCGTTTTTATTCTATTCCAATTGTATTCAAACGATCAGGGCTCATCATCTTGATGAATAGCAGCGACGGTGTTTCGCTGTGTTAAAGAATTGCTTTATTTGAATATGTCAGCAATAATTAAATTGCACACAATGTCACTTGagaagaaaatacttttttaggTAGAAAATGTTTTGGTGACAAAATTCCATTAGCTAAATGATAATTATGTTAAGAAAAGGAAATATCATCCATACACATCAATCGAGGACCAGAAAAGTAATTGAAAAGAAGACATattctggtgtgtgtgcttgtgtgtacaTTAAGAGTAAATTGACATACAAAACAGATATCAACCTACTTATATATAGTTTTAAGCTTGTTGTGTATTATAATAGAGCAAGAGCCACATGTAGAATTGCCTGGCTGCTGTCGGCCTGTATATTGCGAGACTATGTTAGAAATAGAATTGCCTAATGTAAGAAATTATTGTTTCACATTACTTGAACATTCACCTTGTGGGCAGTACtcaaactatgtgtgtgtgtgtgtgtgtgtgtataaggtTAAATGGAGTCGAGATTGTATACCTGTTAGTGAGATGTTAGGGGAATGAAGTTATGAATATGACATTGATGATGCAGATAAGGTATTGTCTAAGTAAAGCACAATGTAATGTTCCACTGCAGGTAATGATACATGCAACATAATCCTAaaggtttccatggcaacacatAGCTATGCATGGTTTTAGAGTGCTTAAGCACTTCTGTAGTGGAAAGCCTCTTCACCCAGCTCGTAGTTTGTAGACACTTTCTGAAACACGATGTGAACTCACCTTCTGTGCCCAATGAGCCCCTAAATATCAGATTTTTGagctcaaataaaaacataactGACAAGCTGACACCTGCTGTTGTTTACTGTCAAACGGATGTTGTCTTCTAAATCACAGGGACAGTTGATACAGACCCCCAGCAAGGCAGTGTCTGTCGCAGCGCCTCAAGGGtcaacaatatatatttatcttaaCCGTTGTGCCTCATCTGAccataaatagaaataatagaAAGTGCTTATTCAATGTTAAGATATGCTAATAGAATTGGTGATATTTAAACCTTGTATAAACTTGAACTCATGATAGTACGTAACAAAGTCAAAAACATTGGGTGAAACAGACTCGTTTCGTCGTTGactttatattttttcttttgttcaattTATTCAAGCACAACCCATATAACAATTCTTTTGGTGGATGTTTTGAGTCACGTGTATCACGCATCCTGATATATGATGCTAAAAACACAACCTCAATTAGGAAAAAAAGGTGTCATTTACATAGTTAGAAATCTGTGTAGGACCACTGAGTTGTATAAAGTGGTGACAGTTTATCATAATAGCTTCATGTCTAACGTGTGTATCTTTTAGTTATTCGCGTTTTAAACATGACGTCGtcgcacgagagagagagagagagagagagggggggggggggggggggttacattcATGCACACAAAAGGGGGCATTGCCCTTTAAATGAACCGTCCAATGACACCGAGGCTCGTGCGTCGCCTCCACTCGCCTGACAGCACAGTGACAGAAGACCGAGGGGATGAGACTCGTTTCTTCAGAGCTGGAGATGCTTCCAGCGTCGTCTGGGTACACGTCGGAGAACAAGGTAAACGTGGTGGCGAACACTCATCCCCGAGAAAGAACGCTGCCTCCCCCTCTGTTGCGATGTGAGTAACGTCCACGTTACGGACGTAAAGGGTTAGATAACAAACGCAACGTTAGCTTAGTAGCGCGCTAACTAGTGTTAGCATGACGGGCTGCGGGCAGAGGGGCGATCAGCTGACCGGTGTTACGGTTGAAAAGGCGACCCTGTTAAAACGGGGTACAGCGGCTACGGTCCGGGCCACAGGGCAGCGACCTTAAGCCACCAGacgggtttttatttttgtttgattcCTATTAAACCAAAGGAACTGGAATTGAGCTCTTGTGTTTACCTTCGCGAACGCTGCAAGACAAGCGAGTTCGTGGTTTGGGAACAACACGGCGGGCTCGTCGGGGTTTCgccacaattaaataatatttaaagtCAGCACGGAGGTTAAAAACGTAACTCTCTATTTAGGGGATTCAGCTCCCAGGTAAGTCATCATCACCATGTTTACTTTACCGATTTCCCtgcatccctcctcccctctcctcatttctctcccttttctgtcCCCGGTCCAGCATatgtccttttccttctttacAGAGAGGACAATGATACGAACATGATCAGGGCCGATGGCTTCTCAAAATGCGAGGCAACTCTGCAGGAgagacggagcagcagcaggaggccccCTGCGGAGATGCTCCATCTGCTGTCCGCTGTCGTGGTGTGGCTGGTGACGGGAACCACCATCTCCAGCCTCAACAAATGGATATTCGCCGTGTACAACTTCAGGTACCCTCTGCTGCTGTCAGCGCTGCACATGCTGACCGCCATCGTGGTGGACTACGGGCTGATCAAGCTGCAGGTGATCCGCCACAAAGGGGCCGCCGACCAGGACCTAACGCCCAGCGCCAAGTGCAAGGTGTTCTTGTTGAGCCTGACGTTCTGCGCCAGCATTGCTTTCGGAAACATGGGCCTGAACCACGTCCAGCTGTCCTTCGCGCAAATGATCTACACCACCACGCCGCTCTTCACCTTGGCCATCTCCACGCTGATCCTGGGCAAGCAGCATCACATCCTCAAGTACACGGCCATGATGCCCATCTGCCTCGGGGCCTCCTTCAGCATCATGGGAGAAGTCCAGTATGATCAGGCCGGCTGCATCTTTGTGTTCGCGGCGACCATGTTGAGGGGCGTCAAGTCCATCCAGCAGAGTAAGTGACATTTTTGCCTCAGACTGTTGACGTTGGGTTTTGTCGTTGCTGTTGAAACTTTTCCTCCAAAAGTtgatgatcctttttttttttttttttttttttttcttaacggAAATTTCACCCCGTCACTCGCCAGTACGCCACAGATGATTCACTCCTCAGTCCGGTAACGCCCACTCATCAAGGTGGAAAGTCACAGCGGCCTATTTTCTGGTTTCTTAGGGAACTTGATACAAACATTGATGGTGAATGAGCAGGGTTTTCCATCCTGGAGACCTGGACCTGGTTGCTTTTTCAAAGACGGGCAGAAATTTATCAGAGCGGTTTATCTGATGGAACTTAAATTTGACGAAGTAAGTTTAGTAACTTCTTCCTATTTGCCATCAATGTTCTCTCTTTTCTGATCAGACTATTTAAACTCTTCCAAGACAGAAAGGCAGAAAGTGCATTTGAACATAATAAGAAAATTGGCTTTgttataacaataaaaaatgcgATTCGTAGCATCAATAAACAAACACGCATTCGGGCAAcggttttaatatttcttgactCACTTGTATTAAATGAATAACGGGGATTCTCCTGTTGCAACGCTGTGAGATTGTATATGTCCATATTTTAATTGAACACGCCCCGGGGGAAGGAGACGGATTCCTCTCTTGAGTTGATATCACG comes from the Gasterosteus aculeatus chromosome 14, fGasAcu3.hap1.1, whole genome shotgun sequence genome and includes:
- the slc35e4 gene encoding solute carrier family 35 member E4 isoform X3 — protein: MIRADGFSKCEATLQERRSSSRRPPAEMLHLLSAVVVWLVTGTTISSLNKWIFAVYNFRYPLLLSALHMLTAIVVDYGLIKLQVIRHKGAADQDLTPSAKCKVFLLSLTFCASIAFGNMGLNHVQLSFAQMIYTTTPLFTLAISTLILGKQHHILKYTAMMPICLGASFSIMGEVQYDQAGCIFVFAATMLRGVKSIQQSILLQEEKIDSVFLLYLMSIPSFCILAVAALALENWALLESPLHYDRRLWLFILLSCLGSVMYNLASCCVITLTSAVTLHILGNLSVVGNLLLSQLLFGSELSALSCAGAALTLSGMLMYQNSEFIVSFVDARRARGGKPGGGDFPTAGGEDSGEAGAPEPTRRRQRRADEKPDDEAD
- the slc35e4 gene encoding solute carrier family 35 member E4 isoform X2, which gives rise to MNRPMTPRLVRRLHSPDSTVTEDRGDETRFFRAGDASSVVWVHVGEQAYVLFLLYREDNDTNMIRADGFSKCEATLQERRSSSRRPPAEMLHLLSAVVVWLVTGTTISSLNKWIFAVYNFRYPLLLSALHMLTAIVVDYGLIKLQVIRHKGAADQDLTPSAKCKVFLLSLTFCASIAFGNMGLNHVQLSFAQMIYTTTPLFTLAISTLILGKQHHILKYTAMMPICLGASFSIMGEVQYDQAGCIFVFAATMLRGVKSIQQSILLQEEKIDSVFLLYLMSIPSFCILAVAALALENWALLESPLHYDRRLWLFILLSCLGSVMYNLASCCVITLTSAVTLHILGNLSVVGNLLLSQLLFGSELSALSCAGAALTLSGMLMYQNSEFIVSFVDARRARGGKPGGGDFPTAGGEDSGEAGAPEPTRRRQRRADEKPDDEAD
- the slc35e4 gene encoding solute carrier family 35 member E4 isoform X1, whose amino-acid sequence is MNRPMTPRLVRRLHSPDSTVTEDRGDETRFFRAGDASSVVWVHVGEQGKRGGEHSSPRKNAASPSVAIEDNDTNMIRADGFSKCEATLQERRSSSRRPPAEMLHLLSAVVVWLVTGTTISSLNKWIFAVYNFRYPLLLSALHMLTAIVVDYGLIKLQVIRHKGAADQDLTPSAKCKVFLLSLTFCASIAFGNMGLNHVQLSFAQMIYTTTPLFTLAISTLILGKQHHILKYTAMMPICLGASFSIMGEVQYDQAGCIFVFAATMLRGVKSIQQSILLQEEKIDSVFLLYLMSIPSFCILAVAALALENWALLESPLHYDRRLWLFILLSCLGSVMYNLASCCVITLTSAVTLHILGNLSVVGNLLLSQLLFGSELSALSCAGAALTLSGMLMYQNSEFIVSFVDARRARGGKPGGGDFPTAGGEDSGEAGAPEPTRRRQRRADEKPDDEAD